The Chryseobacterium sp. 52 genome includes a region encoding these proteins:
- a CDS encoding heat-shock protein yields the protein MESFKKELFRKEYNTDFPFYDELKNEECIKIKNNIIDKYQIQEIYFDNNLNKIQIFFDRLNAEDENFNFLNLIKELNLKEDNDIYVTWNSFVNVDKFTLKDFCKYFNDIWYPMADDIEISNQNLSWIISIRHDGAIYYIKS from the coding sequence ATGGAAAGTTTCAAAAAAGAATTATTTAGAAAAGAATATAATACTGATTTTCCTTTTTATGATGAGTTAAAAAATGAAGAGTGTATTAAAATAAAAAATAATATTATAGATAAATATCAAATTCAAGAAATTTATTTTGATAATAATTTAAATAAAATACAGATTTTTTTTGATAGATTAAATGCTGAAGATGAAAATTTTAATTTTTTAAATTTAATCAAAGAATTAAATTTAAAAGAAGACAATGATATATATGTAACTTGGAATTCTTTTGTAAATGTCGATAAGTTTACACTAAAAGATTTTTGTAAATATTTCAATGATATTTGGTATCCTATGGCAGATGACATTGAAATATCAAATCAAAATTTGAGTTGGATAATATCAATCAGACACGATGGTGCAATATATTACATTAAATCATAA
- a CDS encoding DUF6443 domain-containing protein, protein MYKKIYISLGLLWGLHHYGQVVLTSPPVPNTEVGDPQSIRLLPGFNFNSVNGTFRAYIGGSSSHNPGTYTPITVDYSATIPNTENYIYTRQYLVPTEVSNGSLQQIQSVQFFDGLGRPKQAVSIKSTPTGKDLVTPIPYDGFGRQVDSWLPVPMSSQSGNIQSGVESSATAYYQSNGINDSSPFSHKNLENSPLDRILSQNNPGSDWQNKPVVFGYDTNTAGEVKKYTTVTSWVDGATSSELSLSGTYDAAQLYKNTVTDEDNSKTIEFKNGRGQTLLVRKAISASENADTYYVYNEFDQLAFVIPPLASASVSISSSALEHLCYQYKYDDRSRLVEKKLPGKGWEQMIYNKKDQVILYRDTVLKNGIPNFTADQSWAFTKYDQLGRVTYTGISRDVTPRQSIQSYIDNQAVNVSYEARGGSFTLNSMTLEYGNVSYPTSIDKILAVSYYDTYPQGAPAVPGTILGQDVLPQTTQSSNVSTKSLPTASYVRNIEDESWTKAYTYYDKKGRAISAHSVNHLGGYTKTESFLKFSGVPEYTLTQHQRVAGGTIINTKETFEYDHQERLVRHWHEVNGGTKELLAENLYNDLGQVQTKNVGNTTGSPLQSVKYAYNIRGWLTKVNDPSNLQNKLFAYELRYSRPDSQFSGSARYNGNISQMSWITQSDAVLRNYSYEYDALNRLKEGRFWDAMNLSRGEYHEQLTYDLNGNIKTLLRRGKQLPGYTAPEVMDDLEYHYENGEQSNKLAYLKEVGTGNALSGYPLSSGSTGSTIGYDLNGNMTTQQDKSISSIQYNYLNLPGKVTQNSKVTDYTYRADGVKVKKIFGTETTDYLDGFQYENGTLKFLPTAEGYFNFETGKYVYNYTDHLGNTRLSYYKNGSGAEIIEESNYYPFGLKHEGYNVMLGNPAYKYKYNGKELQESGMYDYGARFYMPDLGRWGVIDPLSELQFADNPYSYVFGNPIRFNDPTGMFGEDPPTRGYSPGSPIEIGEIVLTGNRTNSSLSFMGIQSLSAYHSSQDRLAAGIRGSKAALATEKFEKNLAFTMGTFLMGGSNLLASAGWATLDVVVDYQDTEDQEAIQAVQLVAVGLQVKHGNVKGLQNLTLEAKGDDALKLLGAVKGSIAGTKAALAEAKSMIGLEASEALPKMGTGKFGSPQRGTGLKGYRLDPAHPNAKPGTGEEYPHVNYWDYSGGKRGKGGISGAIPIKH, encoded by the coding sequence ATGTATAAAAAAATATATATAAGCTTAGGATTGCTCTGGGGCCTTCATCACTACGGACAGGTTGTGTTGACTTCCCCTCCGGTTCCCAATACCGAAGTGGGCGATCCCCAAAGCATACGCCTGCTTCCCGGGTTCAACTTTAATTCTGTCAATGGAACATTTCGGGCCTATATCGGAGGATCTTCTTCCCATAATCCCGGAACCTATACCCCCATTACCGTTGATTATTCCGCCACTATACCCAATACTGAAAATTATATCTATACCCGACAGTATTTAGTCCCAACCGAAGTGTCAAACGGTTCCCTTCAGCAAATCCAGAGCGTGCAGTTTTTTGACGGCCTGGGAAGACCCAAGCAGGCAGTCAGTATCAAATCTACCCCTACCGGGAAAGACCTGGTGACGCCTATTCCTTATGATGGATTCGGCAGACAGGTAGACAGCTGGCTTCCCGTTCCCATGTCTTCCCAGAGCGGCAATATCCAGAGCGGAGTAGAAAGCAGTGCTACTGCCTATTATCAGTCAAACGGCATCAATGATTCCTCTCCTTTCAGCCATAAGAATTTAGAAAATTCACCGCTTGACAGGATTTTGAGTCAGAACAATCCTGGATCAGACTGGCAGAACAAACCCGTTGTTTTCGGGTATGATACCAATACAGCCGGCGAGGTGAAAAAGTATACCACCGTTACCAGCTGGGTAGATGGAGCTACCTCCTCCGAATTAAGTCTGTCCGGAACTTACGACGCAGCACAGCTGTACAAAAATACCGTTACCGATGAAGACAACAGTAAAACCATAGAATTTAAAAACGGTAGGGGACAAACTCTATTGGTCAGAAAAGCCATCAGTGCATCGGAAAATGCAGACACCTATTATGTGTATAATGAATTTGACCAGCTGGCCTTTGTGATTCCCCCGTTGGCTTCCGCTTCCGTATCAATATCCTCTTCCGCTTTGGAACATCTTTGCTATCAGTATAAATATGATGACAGAAGCAGGCTGGTAGAAAAGAAACTTCCCGGAAAAGGCTGGGAACAGATGATTTATAACAAAAAAGATCAGGTGATTCTGTACCGGGATACCGTTCTTAAAAATGGAATCCCCAATTTTACAGCTGACCAGTCATGGGCTTTTACCAAATATGATCAGTTGGGAAGAGTTACCTATACAGGGATTTCCAGAGACGTAACCCCGAGACAAAGCATCCAGAGCTATATCGATAACCAGGCAGTGAATGTCTCTTATGAAGCCCGTGGAGGAAGTTTTACCTTGAATAGCATGACCCTGGAATATGGAAACGTTTCCTATCCTACCAGTATCGATAAGATTCTTGCTGTCAGTTATTATGATACCTATCCTCAGGGTGCTCCTGCAGTTCCCGGGACCATTTTAGGTCAGGACGTCTTGCCCCAGACCACCCAGAGTTCAAATGTCAGTACCAAAAGCTTACCTACAGCTTCTTATGTAAGAAATATTGAAGATGAAAGCTGGACAAAAGCATATACCTACTATGATAAGAAAGGACGGGCAATATCCGCTCATTCTGTGAATCATCTCGGAGGCTATACCAAAACAGAAAGCTTTCTGAAATTTTCAGGCGTACCGGAATATACCCTTACCCAGCATCAGAGAGTTGCGGGGGGTACGATAATCAACACCAAAGAAACCTTTGAATACGATCATCAGGAAAGACTTGTAAGACATTGGCATGAAGTTAACGGAGGGACTAAAGAACTCCTTGCCGAAAACCTGTACAACGATCTGGGTCAGGTACAGACCAAAAATGTAGGAAATACAACCGGCAGTCCGCTGCAGAGTGTCAAATATGCATACAACATCAGAGGGTGGCTTACAAAAGTCAATGATCCTTCCAACCTGCAGAATAAACTCTTTGCCTACGAACTAAGGTACAGCAGACCTGACAGTCAGTTTTCCGGTTCCGCAAGATACAATGGGAATATCTCCCAGATGTCGTGGATTACCCAAAGTGATGCCGTACTGAGAAACTATTCCTATGAGTATGATGCCCTTAACCGACTTAAAGAAGGCCGTTTCTGGGATGCCATGAACCTAAGCAGAGGAGAATACCATGAACAGCTTACCTACGACCTTAACGGGAACATTAAAACCCTGCTCAGAAGAGGAAAACAGCTTCCCGGCTATACCGCTCCCGAAGTGATGGATGACCTGGAATACCATTATGAAAATGGCGAACAGAGTAATAAATTAGCCTATCTTAAAGAGGTGGGAACGGGTAATGCCTTAAGCGGCTATCCGCTTTCATCAGGAAGTACAGGAAGTACCATTGGCTATGATCTCAACGGAAATATGACCACCCAGCAGGATAAAAGTATTTCCTCCATTCAATATAATTATCTAAATTTACCTGGGAAGGTTACCCAAAACTCCAAAGTCACCGATTATACCTATAGAGCAGATGGGGTGAAGGTGAAAAAGATCTTCGGTACAGAAACGACGGATTATTTAGATGGTTTCCAGTATGAAAACGGAACGTTGAAATTCTTACCCACAGCAGAAGGTTATTTTAATTTTGAGACCGGGAAGTATGTATATAACTACACCGACCATTTAGGAAATACCAGATTGAGCTACTATAAAAACGGCTCAGGAGCAGAGATTATTGAAGAAAGTAATTATTATCCTTTTGGATTAAAACATGAGGGGTATAATGTTATGTTAGGAAATCCTGCGTATAAATATAAGTACAACGGAAAGGAACTTCAGGAGAGTGGGATGTATGATTATGGAGCAAGGTTTTATATGCCGGATCTTGGTAGATGGGGAGTAATAGACCCTTTAAGTGAATTGCAGTTTGCTGATAATCCATATTCTTATGTTTTTGGAAATCCTATAAGATTTAATGATCCAACAGGAATGTTCGGAGAAGATCCACCAACAAGAGGCTACTCTCCAGGCAGCCCAATTGAAATAGGTGAAATAGTACTGACAGGAAATCGTACCAATTCCTCGCTTTCATTTATGGGAATCCAAAGTTTGAGTGCTTACCATTCTTCCCAAGATAGATTAGCAGCAGGAATTAGAGGAAGTAAGGCAGCTCTTGCAACAGAAAAGTTTGAAAAAAACCTTGCATTTACAATGGGAACTTTCCTGATGGGAGGAAGTAATTTATTAGCTTCTGCTGGTTGGGCTACTCTTGATGTGGTGGTTGATTATCAAGATACTGAGGATCAGGAAGCTATTCAAGCTGTGCAGCTGGTGGCGGTGGGCTTGCAAGTAAAACATGGAAATGTTAAAGGTCTACAAAATCTGACTCTTGAAGCTAAAGGAGATGATGCATTGAAACTTTTGGGAGCGGTAAAGGGGAGCATTGCAGGTACAAAAGCGGCGTTAGCTGAAGCGAAGTCTATGATTGGTTTAGAAGCATCAGAAGCATTACCTAAAATGGGGACTGGGAAATTTGGAAGTCCTCAAAGAGGAACTGGATTGAAAGGATATAGATTAGATCCTGCACATCCAAATGCTAAGCCTGGTACTGGTGAAGAATACCCACACGTAAATTACTGGGATTATTCAGGAGGGAAAAGAGGAAAAGGAGGAATTAGTGGAGCAATACCAATAAAACATTAA
- a CDS encoding helix-turn-helix transcriptional regulator, translated as MDHKIHQGRNIKRFREMLGIKQEALASDLGDDWNQKKISLLEQKETIENQLLQKISEVLKIPVEAFQNFDEEQAINIISNTFHDGSIAHATAENIQCTFNPIDKMIELYERMLKEKDDMIARLENLLQNK; from the coding sequence ATGGACCACAAAATACACCAGGGAAGAAATATAAAACGTTTTAGAGAAATGCTGGGCATCAAGCAGGAAGCTTTGGCTTCTGACTTGGGCGATGATTGGAACCAGAAGAAAATCTCTTTACTTGAACAAAAAGAAACTATCGAAAACCAATTGCTTCAGAAAATATCTGAAGTACTGAAAATTCCCGTAGAAGCTTTTCAAAATTTTGATGAGGAGCAGGCAATCAACATTATTTCTAATACTTTCCACGATGGCTCAATAGCACACGCTACTGCCGAAAACATACAATGCACATTCAATCCGATAGATAAAATGATTGAGTTATATGAAAGAATGCTCAAAGAAAAAGATGATATGATAGCACGGCTGGAAAACTTACTTCAGAACAAGTAA